A window from Thermomonas aquatica encodes these proteins:
- a CDS encoding pseudouridine synthase: MLIAFNKPYGVLCQFTDRSTPPRPTLAQFGLPAGVYPAGRLDFDSEGLLLLTDDGALAHRLTDPKHKQPKTYWVQVEGEPRDEQLRALRDGVMLNDGPTLPAQASRIDAPALWPRDPPVRFRKTVPDAWLELAMREGRNRQVRRMTAAVGLPTLRLVRVAIGAHRLDGLTPGHWRECG; the protein is encoded by the coding sequence ATGCTGATCGCCTTCAACAAACCGTATGGCGTGCTCTGCCAGTTCACCGACCGCAGCACGCCGCCGCGCCCGACGCTCGCGCAATTCGGCTTGCCGGCCGGCGTGTATCCCGCCGGCCGCCTCGATTTCGATTCCGAAGGCCTGCTGCTGCTCACCGACGACGGCGCGCTGGCCCATCGGCTGACCGATCCGAAGCACAAGCAGCCCAAGACCTACTGGGTGCAAGTCGAGGGCGAGCCGCGCGACGAGCAACTGCGTGCGCTGCGCGATGGGGTGATGCTCAACGATGGCCCGACGCTGCCCGCGCAGGCCTCGCGCATCGATGCGCCCGCGCTGTGGCCGCGCGATCCGCCGGTGCGCTTCCGCAAGACGGTGCCGGATGCCTGGCTCGAACTGGCCATGCGCGAAGGCCGCAACCGGCAGGTGCGGCGCATGACCGCCGCGGTCGGATTGCCGACGCTGCGGCTGGTGCGCGTCGCGATCGGCGCGCATCGGCTCGATGGGCTGACGCCAGGCCATTGGCGCGAGTGCGGCTGA
- a CDS encoding LysR substrate-binding domain-containing protein encodes MSRPPLHALQGFVATARARNLSRAAEQLHLTTSALSHQIKGLEERIGQRLFVRNARGVSLTADGQQLYERIAAHLDGIENALRPYRSRRGDVLSLTLMPSFANGWLVPRLPRFLAAHPQLELNLQSSIELVDFDRDGALDAGLRYGPGHWPGLEAVHLFDDWIAPTASPGLIARLGRPTLQTLGDYPLLGAPGGRWSDWFAQFGGSAPQRFVANFDDTEALHRAAGEGLGIALGRLTMARPLIEAGRLQLLFPQRLKSDYAHYLVLPPRSREHAGLAAFRAWLLEEAHAYARELAKPAAAKPARPRPGKR; translated from the coding sequence ATGAGCCGCCCGCCGCTGCATGCGTTGCAGGGCTTCGTGGCCACCGCGCGGGCGCGCAACCTGTCGCGCGCGGCCGAGCAACTGCACCTGACCACCAGTGCGCTCAGCCACCAGATCAAGGGCCTGGAGGAGCGCATCGGCCAGCGCCTGTTCGTGCGCAATGCGCGCGGGGTGAGCCTGACCGCGGACGGCCAGCAGTTGTACGAGCGCATCGCCGCGCACCTGGACGGAATCGAGAACGCGCTGCGTCCGTACCGCAGCCGCCGCGGCGACGTGCTCAGCCTGACCCTGATGCCTTCGTTCGCCAACGGCTGGCTGGTGCCGCGCCTGCCGCGCTTCCTGGCCGCCCACCCGCAACTCGAGCTCAACCTGCAGTCGAGCATCGAACTGGTCGATTTCGACAGGGACGGCGCGCTCGATGCCGGCCTGCGCTACGGCCCCGGGCATTGGCCCGGTCTCGAAGCGGTGCATCTGTTCGACGACTGGATCGCACCCACGGCGAGCCCCGGATTGATCGCCCGCCTGGGTCGGCCGACGCTGCAGACGCTCGGCGATTACCCCCTGCTCGGCGCGCCCGGCGGCCGCTGGAGCGACTGGTTCGCGCAGTTCGGCGGCAGCGCGCCGCAGCGTTTCGTCGCCAATTTCGACGACACCGAGGCGCTGCATCGCGCGGCCGGCGAAGGCCTCGGCATCGCGCTCGGGCGGCTGACGATGGCGCGCCCGCTGATCGAGGCCGGCCGCCTGCAGCTGCTGTTCCCGCAACGGCTGAAATCCGACTACGCGCATTACCTGGTGCTGCCGCCGCGTTCGCGCGAACACGCGGGGCTCGCCGCGTTCCGCGCCTGGTTGCTGGAGGAAGCGCATGCCTACGCGCGCGAACTGGCGAAGCCGGCAGCGGCGAAACCCGCGAGGCCGCGGCCCGGGAAACGGTGA
- a CDS encoding class I SAM-dependent methyltransferase, with the protein MSRLLALALCGALLGCASAPEPAATSPAPKRAPGAALDAALDAALDAALDAALAGDWRRPQDVLRDRFRHPGQTLAFFGVQPDQTVIEITPGGGWYADILAPYLRARGHYVGAQPAAAADSAGGTRNAALREQFAGNAAVYGGAELRTFDPAAPDFGPAASADTVLTFRNVHNWVSAGNADAYFRAFFAVLKPGGTLGVVDHRAKAGATLEAMKKSGYLTEALVIALAQRAGFQLVAGSEANANPLDGTDHPNGVWTLPPTNRHDASDDAKYQAIGESDRMTLRFRKPG; encoded by the coding sequence ATGTCCCGTTTGCTCGCCCTCGCGCTGTGTGGCGCCCTGCTTGGCTGTGCCAGCGCGCCTGAACCCGCAGCCACCTCGCCCGCGCCCAAGCGCGCCCCCGGCGCCGCGCTGGATGCCGCGCTGGATGCCGCGCTGGATGCCGCGCTGGATGCCGCGCTGGCCGGCGACTGGCGGCGCCCGCAGGACGTCTTGCGCGACCGCTTCCGCCATCCCGGGCAGACCCTGGCGTTCTTCGGCGTGCAGCCGGACCAGACCGTCATCGAGATCACCCCGGGCGGCGGCTGGTACGCCGACATCCTCGCGCCCTACCTGCGCGCGCGCGGCCACTACGTCGGCGCGCAACCGGCGGCCGCAGCGGACAGCGCCGGCGGCACGCGCAACGCCGCGCTGCGCGAACAGTTCGCCGGCAACGCCGCGGTGTATGGCGGCGCCGAACTGCGCACGTTCGATCCTGCCGCGCCGGACTTCGGACCGGCGGCATCGGCGGACACCGTGCTGACCTTCCGCAACGTCCACAACTGGGTCTCCGCCGGCAATGCCGATGCGTACTTCCGCGCGTTCTTCGCCGTGCTCAAGCCCGGCGGCACGCTGGGCGTGGTCGACCATCGCGCCAAGGCCGGCGCCACGCTCGAGGCGATGAAGAAGAGCGGCTACCTGACCGAAGCGCTGGTGATCGCCCTGGCGCAGCGGGCCGGTTTCCAGCTGGTCGCCGGCAGCGAGGCCAACGCCAATCCGCTGGACGGCACCGACCACCCGAATGGCGTGTGGACCTTGCCGCCGACCAATCGCCACGACGCGTCCGACGATGCGAAATACCAGGCGATCGGCGAAAGCGACCGCATGACCCTGCGCTTCCGCAAGCCCGGCTGA
- a CDS encoding NADP-dependent isocitrate dehydrogenase, which produces MSKILYTLTDEAPFLATASFLPIVQAYAGTAGVDVQTRDISLAARILAQFNDLLPAEQRVADDLRELGELAKTPEANIIKLPNISASVPQLKAAIAELQAKGYALPDYVDEPQGEREKDIKARYAKAMGSAVNPVLREGNSDRRAPKAVKAYARKHPHRMGKWEYGSKSHVAHMEAGDFYGSEQSYTMVNPGMLRIEYTSVTGSSFPLRAPVKVQAGEVIDAAVMDVAALAAFVDAQIADAKARGVLFSLHLKATMMKVSDPILFGIVVSRFYAPVLEKHPRTMAEIGFDPNNGIGDLYAKLGQLPEAQRMGIEADIAALYAQRPQLAMVNSDKGITNLHVPSDVIVDASMPAMIRDSGKMWNAAGELQDTKAVIPDRNYAGIYQAVIDDCREHGAFDPATMGSVPNVGLMAQAAEEYGSHDKTFKIAGDGTVRVIDEHGTVLLQHPVKAGDIWRMCQTKDAPIRDWVKLAVSRARLSNTPVVFWLDPRRDHDRGLTAKVAMYLNEHDTTGLDISIMSPIRAMRHSLKRIREGLDTIAATGNVLRDYLTDLFPIMELGTSAKMLSIVPLMNGGGLFETGAGGSAPKHVQQFVAEDYLRWDSLGEFLALAASFEHLANTTGNARAQVLADALDAANAKFLDEDRSPGRKLGTIDNRGSHFYIALYWAQALAEQTADAELAAKFAPLAEALAGNEAKIVEELIAVQGKPVDIGGYYQPEMAKLSAAMRPSATLNAALATLAG; this is translated from the coding sequence ATGTCCAAGATCCTCTACACGCTCACCGACGAAGCGCCGTTCCTGGCCACCGCGTCCTTCCTGCCGATCGTGCAGGCCTATGCCGGCACCGCCGGCGTCGACGTGCAGACCCGCGACATCTCGCTGGCGGCGCGCATCCTGGCCCAGTTCAACGACCTGCTGCCGGCGGAGCAGCGCGTGGCCGACGACCTGCGCGAACTCGGCGAACTGGCGAAGACGCCGGAAGCCAACATCATCAAGCTGCCCAACATCAGCGCCTCGGTGCCGCAGCTGAAGGCGGCGATCGCCGAACTGCAGGCCAAGGGTTACGCCCTGCCCGACTACGTGGACGAGCCGCAGGGCGAGCGCGAGAAGGACATCAAGGCGCGCTACGCCAAGGCGATGGGCAGCGCGGTCAACCCGGTGCTGCGCGAGGGCAATTCCGACCGCCGCGCGCCGAAGGCGGTGAAGGCCTATGCGCGCAAGCATCCGCACCGGATGGGCAAGTGGGAATACGGCTCCAAGTCGCACGTGGCGCACATGGAGGCGGGCGACTTCTACGGCAGCGAACAGTCGTACACGATGGTCAACCCGGGCATGCTGCGCATCGAATACACCAGCGTTACCGGCAGCAGCTTCCCGCTGCGCGCGCCGGTCAAGGTGCAGGCCGGCGAAGTGATCGACGCCGCGGTGATGGACGTGGCCGCGCTGGCCGCGTTCGTCGATGCGCAGATCGCCGATGCCAAGGCGCGCGGCGTGCTGTTCTCGCTACACCTGAAGGCGACCATGATGAAGGTCAGCGACCCGATCCTGTTCGGCATCGTGGTGTCGCGCTTCTACGCGCCGGTGCTGGAGAAGCACCCGCGCACGATGGCCGAAATCGGCTTCGATCCCAACAACGGCATCGGCGACCTGTACGCCAAGCTCGGCCAGCTGCCGGAAGCGCAGCGCATGGGCATCGAGGCCGACATCGCCGCGCTGTACGCGCAGCGCCCGCAGCTTGCGATGGTCAATTCCGACAAGGGCATCACCAACCTGCACGTGCCCAGCGACGTGATCGTCGATGCCTCCATGCCGGCGATGATCCGCGACAGCGGCAAGATGTGGAATGCCGCCGGCGAATTGCAGGACACCAAGGCGGTGATCCCGGACCGCAACTACGCCGGCATCTACCAGGCGGTGATCGACGACTGCCGCGAACACGGCGCGTTCGATCCGGCGACGATGGGCAGCGTGCCGAACGTGGGCCTGATGGCGCAGGCTGCCGAGGAATACGGCAGCCACGACAAGACCTTCAAGATCGCCGGCGACGGCACCGTGCGCGTGATCGACGAACACGGCACCGTGCTGCTGCAGCACCCGGTCAAGGCCGGCGACATCTGGCGCATGTGCCAGACCAAGGACGCGCCGATCCGCGACTGGGTGAAGCTGGCGGTGAGCCGCGCGCGCCTGTCCAACACGCCCGTCGTGTTCTGGCTGGATCCGCGCCGCGACCACGACCGCGGCCTGACCGCCAAGGTCGCGATGTACCTCAACGAGCACGACACCACCGGCCTCGACATCAGCATCATGAGCCCGATCCGCGCGATGCGGCATTCGCTCAAGCGCATCCGCGAAGGCCTGGACACCATCGCCGCCACCGGCAACGTGCTGCGCGACTACCTGACCGACCTGTTCCCGATCATGGAACTGGGCACCAGCGCGAAGATGCTCTCGATCGTGCCGCTGATGAACGGCGGCGGCCTGTTCGAGACCGGCGCCGGCGGCAGCGCGCCCAAGCACGTGCAGCAGTTCGTCGCCGAGGATTACCTGCGCTGGGATTCGCTGGGCGAATTCCTCGCGCTGGCCGCCTCGTTCGAACACCTGGCCAACACCACCGGCAATGCGCGCGCGCAGGTGCTGGCGGATGCGCTGGACGCGGCCAACGCCAAGTTCCTCGACGAAGACCGCTCGCCTGGCCGCAAGCTGGGCACCATCGACAACCGCGGCAGCCATTTCTACATCGCGCTGTACTGGGCGCAGGCGCTGGCCGAGCAGACCGCCGATGCCGAGCTTGCGGCGAAGTTCGCGCCGCTGGCGGAAGCGCTGGCGGGCAACGAGGCGAAGATCGTCGAGGAACTGATCGCGGTGCAGGGCAAGCCGGTGGACATCGGCGGTTACTACCAGCCCGAGATGGCGAAGCTGTCGGCGGCAATGCGCCCGAGCGCGACCCTCAACGCCGCGTTGGCCACGCTCGCCGGCTGA